Proteins from one Prinia subflava isolate CZ2003 ecotype Zambia chromosome 4, Cam_Psub_1.2, whole genome shotgun sequence genomic window:
- the DNM1L gene encoding dynamin-1-like protein isoform X4 has protein sequence MEALIPVINKLQDVFNTVGADIIQLPQIVVVGTQSSGKSSVLESLVGRDLLPRGTGVVTRRPLILQLVHVSPEDGRKGAGDENEVDAAEWGKFLHTKNKIYTDFDEIRQEIENETERISGNNKGISPEPIHLKIFSANVVNLTLVDLPGMTKVPVGDQPKDIELQIRELILQFISNPNSIILAVTAANTDMATSEALKIAREVDPDGRRTLAVITKLDLMDAGTDAMDVLMGRVIPVKLGIIGVVNRSQLDINNKKSVADSIRDEYGFLQKKYPSLANRNGTKYLARTLNRLLMHHIRDCLPELKTRINVLAAQYQSLLNSYGEPVEDKSATLLQLITKFATEYCNTIEGTAKYIETSELCGGARICYIFHETFGRTLESVDPLGGLNTIDILTAIRNATGPRPALFVPEVSFELLVKRQIKRLEEPSLRCVELVHEEMQRIIQHCSNYSTQELLRFPKLHDAIVEVVTCLLRRRLPVTNEMVHNLVAIELAYINTKHPDFADACGLMNNNIEEQRRNRLARELPSAVARDKTPAVGDATQEPGTGTWRGMLKPSKGEEVAADEKAKPAAVLPASPQKGHAVNLLDVPVPVARKLSAREQRDCEVIERLIKSYFLIVRKNIQDSVPKAVMHFLVNHVKDTLQSELVGQLYKSLLLDDLLTESEDMAQRRKEAADMLKALQRASQIIAEIRETHLW, from the exons AGCAGTGGAAAGAGTTCTGTGTTGGAAAGTCTTGTGGGGAGAGATCTGCTCCCACGAGGTACTGGAGTTGTCACCCGGAGACCCCTTATTCTTCAGCTGGTGCACGTTTCCCCGGAGGATGGTCGGAAAGGAGCTGGAGATGAAAATG aggtAGATGCTGCAGAATGGGGTAAATTTCTTCATACCAAAAATAAG atCTATACAGATTTTGATGAAATTCGTCaggaaatagagaatgaaaCTGAAAGGATTTCAGGAAACAATAAG GGGATCAGCCCTGAACCAATTCATCTTAAGATTTTTTCAGCTAACGTTGTGAATCTGACTCTTGTGGACTTGCCTGGAATGACAAAG gtgCCTGTTGGTGATCAGCCTAAAGACATTGAACTTCAAATCAGAGAGCTCATCCTTCAGTTCATCAGTAACCCCAATTCTATTATCCTGGCAGTCACGGCTGCTAACACAGACATGGCCACTTCTGAAGCACTGAAAATAGCCCGGGAGGTGGATCCAGATG GTCGAAGAACCCTTGCTGTTATCACAAAGCTGGATCTCATGGATGCTGGCACTGATGCTATGGATGTGCTCATGGGAAGAGTGATTCCAGTCAAACTTGGCATCATTGGAGTAGTGAATAG GAGTCAGCTGGATATTAACAATAAGAAGAGTGTGGCTGATTCCATTCGTGATGAGTATGGgtttcttcaaaagaaatatCCTTCCCTCGCCAATCGAAATGGAACCAAGTATCTTGCTAGGACATTGAACAG atTGCTGATGCATCATATCAGGGATTGCTTGCCAGAACTGAAAACCAGAATTAATGTTTTAGCTGCCCAGTACCAGTCTCTACTGAACAGCTATGGGGAACCTGTTGAAGACAAAAGTGCTACTTTATTGCAGCTGATCACCAAATTTGCCACAGAATATTGTAACACTATTGAAGGAACAGCAAAATACATAGAGACTTCAGAGCT atgTGGTGGAGCCAGAATCTGTTATATCTTTCATGAGACTTTTGGAAGAACTTTAGAATCTGTTGACCCTCTGGGTGGCCTTAACACAATTGACATTCTGACTGCCATTAGAAATGCCACT GGTCCCCGTCCTGCCTTGTTTGTTCCTGAAGTTTCCTTTGAGTTGCTGGTAAAAAGGCAAATCAAACGTTTGGAAGAACCAAGCTTGCGCTGTGTGGAGCTGGTTCATGAGGAAATGCAGAGGATTATCCAGCATTGTAGTAACTACAGTACACAG GAGTTACTGAGGTTTCCTAAACTGCACGATGCCATAGTTGAAGTAGTAACCTGTCTTTTGCGTAGGAGACTTCCTGTCACAAATGAAATG GTTCATAATCTGGTGGCCATTGAGTTAGCTTATATCAATACCAAACATCCAGACTTTGCTGATGCCTGTGGGTTAATGAATAACAACATAGAG gaacaaAGGCGGAACAGGTTAGCCCGGGAATTGCCTTCTGCTGTGGCACGAGACAAG ACTCCTGCTGTAGGAGATGCGACTCAGGAGCCTGGAACAGGCACCTGGAGAGGAATGCTGAAACCCTCCAAAGGAGAAGAGGTAGCAGCAGATGAAAAAGCCAAGCCAGCTGCAGTGCTACCTGCTAGTCCTCAAAAAGGACATGCTGTAAATCTATTAGATGTG cctgtgcctgttGCACGCAAACTTTCTGCCCGTGAGCAACGAGATTGTGAAGTGATTGAACGACTTATTAAATCTTACTTCCTTATTGTCAGGAAAAACATTCAGGACAG TGTGCCAAAGGCAGTGATGCATTTTCTGGTGAACCACGTGAAGGACACTCTCCAGAGTGAGCTGGTGGGCCAGCTGTACAAATCCCTGTTGCTGGATGACCTTCTCACGGAGTCTGAGGACATGGCACAGCGCAGGAAAGAGGCTGCTGACATGCTAAAG GCCCTGCAGCGAGCCAGCCAGATCATTGCAGAGATCCGTGAGACACATCTTTGGTGA
- the DNM1L gene encoding dynamin-1-like protein isoform X1: MEALIPVINKLQDVFNTVGADIIQLPQIVVVGTQSSGKSSVLESLVGRDLLPRGTGVVTRRPLILQLVHVSPEDGRKGAGDENDPATWKNPRHLAKEVDAAEWGKFLHTKNKIYTDFDEIRQEIENETERISGNNKGISPEPIHLKIFSANVVNLTLVDLPGMTKVPVGDQPKDIELQIRELILQFISNPNSIILAVTAANTDMATSEALKIAREVDPDGRRTLAVITKLDLMDAGTDAMDVLMGRVIPVKLGIIGVVNRSQLDINNKKSVADSIRDEYGFLQKKYPSLANRNGTKYLARTLNRLLMHHIRDCLPELKTRINVLAAQYQSLLNSYGEPVEDKSATLLQLITKFATEYCNTIEGTAKYIETSELCGGARICYIFHETFGRTLESVDPLGGLNTIDILTAIRNATGPRPALFVPEVSFELLVKRQIKRLEEPSLRCVELVHEEMQRIIQHCSNYSTQELLRFPKLHDAIVEVVTCLLRRRLPVTNEMVHNLVAIELAYINTKHPDFADACGLMNNNIEEQRRNRLARELPSAVARDKSTKAPGALAPASQETVTAASAEADGKTPAVGDATQEPGTGTWRGMLKPSKGEEVAADEKAKPAAVLPASPQKGHAVNLLDVPVPVARKLSAREQRDCEVIERLIKSYFLIVRKNIQDSVPKAVMHFLVNHVKDTLQSELVGQLYKSLLLDDLLTESEDMAQRRKEAADMLKALQRASQIIAEIRETHLW, encoded by the exons AGCAGTGGAAAGAGTTCTGTGTTGGAAAGTCTTGTGGGGAGAGATCTGCTCCCACGAGGTACTGGAGTTGTCACCCGGAGACCCCTTATTCTTCAGCTGGTGCACGTTTCCCCGGAGGATGGTCGGAAAGGAGCTGGAGATGAAAATG ACCCTGCTACATGGAAAAATCCAAGACACCTTGCTAAAG aggtAGATGCTGCAGAATGGGGTAAATTTCTTCATACCAAAAATAAG atCTATACAGATTTTGATGAAATTCGTCaggaaatagagaatgaaaCTGAAAGGATTTCAGGAAACAATAAG GGGATCAGCCCTGAACCAATTCATCTTAAGATTTTTTCAGCTAACGTTGTGAATCTGACTCTTGTGGACTTGCCTGGAATGACAAAG gtgCCTGTTGGTGATCAGCCTAAAGACATTGAACTTCAAATCAGAGAGCTCATCCTTCAGTTCATCAGTAACCCCAATTCTATTATCCTGGCAGTCACGGCTGCTAACACAGACATGGCCACTTCTGAAGCACTGAAAATAGCCCGGGAGGTGGATCCAGATG GTCGAAGAACCCTTGCTGTTATCACAAAGCTGGATCTCATGGATGCTGGCACTGATGCTATGGATGTGCTCATGGGAAGAGTGATTCCAGTCAAACTTGGCATCATTGGAGTAGTGAATAG GAGTCAGCTGGATATTAACAATAAGAAGAGTGTGGCTGATTCCATTCGTGATGAGTATGGgtttcttcaaaagaaatatCCTTCCCTCGCCAATCGAAATGGAACCAAGTATCTTGCTAGGACATTGAACAG atTGCTGATGCATCATATCAGGGATTGCTTGCCAGAACTGAAAACCAGAATTAATGTTTTAGCTGCCCAGTACCAGTCTCTACTGAACAGCTATGGGGAACCTGTTGAAGACAAAAGTGCTACTTTATTGCAGCTGATCACCAAATTTGCCACAGAATATTGTAACACTATTGAAGGAACAGCAAAATACATAGAGACTTCAGAGCT atgTGGTGGAGCCAGAATCTGTTATATCTTTCATGAGACTTTTGGAAGAACTTTAGAATCTGTTGACCCTCTGGGTGGCCTTAACACAATTGACATTCTGACTGCCATTAGAAATGCCACT GGTCCCCGTCCTGCCTTGTTTGTTCCTGAAGTTTCCTTTGAGTTGCTGGTAAAAAGGCAAATCAAACGTTTGGAAGAACCAAGCTTGCGCTGTGTGGAGCTGGTTCATGAGGAAATGCAGAGGATTATCCAGCATTGTAGTAACTACAGTACACAG GAGTTACTGAGGTTTCCTAAACTGCACGATGCCATAGTTGAAGTAGTAACCTGTCTTTTGCGTAGGAGACTTCCTGTCACAAATGAAATG GTTCATAATCTGGTGGCCATTGAGTTAGCTTATATCAATACCAAACATCCAGACTTTGCTGATGCCTGTGGGTTAATGAATAACAACATAGAG gaacaaAGGCGGAACAGGTTAGCCCGGGAATTGCCTTCTGCTGTGGCACGAGACAAG TCTACTAAAGCCCCAGGTGCACTGGCACCTGCTTCCCAGGAGACTGttactgctgcttctgctgaggCTGATGGCAAG ACTCCTGCTGTAGGAGATGCGACTCAGGAGCCTGGAACAGGCACCTGGAGAGGAATGCTGAAACCCTCCAAAGGAGAAGAGGTAGCAGCAGATGAAAAAGCCAAGCCAGCTGCAGTGCTACCTGCTAGTCCTCAAAAAGGACATGCTGTAAATCTATTAGATGTG cctgtgcctgttGCACGCAAACTTTCTGCCCGTGAGCAACGAGATTGTGAAGTGATTGAACGACTTATTAAATCTTACTTCCTTATTGTCAGGAAAAACATTCAGGACAG TGTGCCAAAGGCAGTGATGCATTTTCTGGTGAACCACGTGAAGGACACTCTCCAGAGTGAGCTGGTGGGCCAGCTGTACAAATCCCTGTTGCTGGATGACCTTCTCACGGAGTCTGAGGACATGGCACAGCGCAGGAAAGAGGCTGCTGACATGCTAAAG GCCCTGCAGCGAGCCAGCCAGATCATTGCAGAGATCCGTGAGACACATCTTTGGTGA
- the DNM1L gene encoding dynamin-1-like protein isoform X3: MEALIPVINKLQDVFNTVGADIIQLPQIVVVGTQSSGKSSVLESLVGRDLLPRGTGVVTRRPLILQLVHVSPEDGRKGAGDENDPATWKNPRHLAKEVDAAEWGKFLHTKNKIYTDFDEIRQEIENETERISGNNKGISPEPIHLKIFSANVVNLTLVDLPGMTKVPVGDQPKDIELQIRELILQFISNPNSIILAVTAANTDMATSEALKIAREVDPDGRRTLAVITKLDLMDAGTDAMDVLMGRVIPVKLGIIGVVNRSQLDINNKKSVADSIRDEYGFLQKKYPSLANRNGTKYLARTLNRLLMHHIRDCLPELKTRINVLAAQYQSLLNSYGEPVEDKSATLLQLITKFATEYCNTIEGTAKYIETSELCGGARICYIFHETFGRTLESVDPLGGLNTIDILTAIRNATGPRPALFVPEVSFELLVKRQIKRLEEPSLRCVELVHEEMQRIIQHCSNYSTQELLRFPKLHDAIVEVVTCLLRRRLPVTNEMVHNLVAIELAYINTKHPDFADACGLMNNNIEEQRRNRLARELPSAVARDKTPAVGDATQEPGTGTWRGMLKPSKGEEVAADEKAKPAAVLPASPQKGHAVNLLDVPVPVARKLSAREQRDCEVIERLIKSYFLIVRKNIQDSVPKAVMHFLVNHVKDTLQSELVGQLYKSLLLDDLLTESEDMAQRRKEAADMLKALQRASQIIAEIRETHLW; the protein is encoded by the exons AGCAGTGGAAAGAGTTCTGTGTTGGAAAGTCTTGTGGGGAGAGATCTGCTCCCACGAGGTACTGGAGTTGTCACCCGGAGACCCCTTATTCTTCAGCTGGTGCACGTTTCCCCGGAGGATGGTCGGAAAGGAGCTGGAGATGAAAATG ACCCTGCTACATGGAAAAATCCAAGACACCTTGCTAAAG aggtAGATGCTGCAGAATGGGGTAAATTTCTTCATACCAAAAATAAG atCTATACAGATTTTGATGAAATTCGTCaggaaatagagaatgaaaCTGAAAGGATTTCAGGAAACAATAAG GGGATCAGCCCTGAACCAATTCATCTTAAGATTTTTTCAGCTAACGTTGTGAATCTGACTCTTGTGGACTTGCCTGGAATGACAAAG gtgCCTGTTGGTGATCAGCCTAAAGACATTGAACTTCAAATCAGAGAGCTCATCCTTCAGTTCATCAGTAACCCCAATTCTATTATCCTGGCAGTCACGGCTGCTAACACAGACATGGCCACTTCTGAAGCACTGAAAATAGCCCGGGAGGTGGATCCAGATG GTCGAAGAACCCTTGCTGTTATCACAAAGCTGGATCTCATGGATGCTGGCACTGATGCTATGGATGTGCTCATGGGAAGAGTGATTCCAGTCAAACTTGGCATCATTGGAGTAGTGAATAG GAGTCAGCTGGATATTAACAATAAGAAGAGTGTGGCTGATTCCATTCGTGATGAGTATGGgtttcttcaaaagaaatatCCTTCCCTCGCCAATCGAAATGGAACCAAGTATCTTGCTAGGACATTGAACAG atTGCTGATGCATCATATCAGGGATTGCTTGCCAGAACTGAAAACCAGAATTAATGTTTTAGCTGCCCAGTACCAGTCTCTACTGAACAGCTATGGGGAACCTGTTGAAGACAAAAGTGCTACTTTATTGCAGCTGATCACCAAATTTGCCACAGAATATTGTAACACTATTGAAGGAACAGCAAAATACATAGAGACTTCAGAGCT atgTGGTGGAGCCAGAATCTGTTATATCTTTCATGAGACTTTTGGAAGAACTTTAGAATCTGTTGACCCTCTGGGTGGCCTTAACACAATTGACATTCTGACTGCCATTAGAAATGCCACT GGTCCCCGTCCTGCCTTGTTTGTTCCTGAAGTTTCCTTTGAGTTGCTGGTAAAAAGGCAAATCAAACGTTTGGAAGAACCAAGCTTGCGCTGTGTGGAGCTGGTTCATGAGGAAATGCAGAGGATTATCCAGCATTGTAGTAACTACAGTACACAG GAGTTACTGAGGTTTCCTAAACTGCACGATGCCATAGTTGAAGTAGTAACCTGTCTTTTGCGTAGGAGACTTCCTGTCACAAATGAAATG GTTCATAATCTGGTGGCCATTGAGTTAGCTTATATCAATACCAAACATCCAGACTTTGCTGATGCCTGTGGGTTAATGAATAACAACATAGAG gaacaaAGGCGGAACAGGTTAGCCCGGGAATTGCCTTCTGCTGTGGCACGAGACAAG ACTCCTGCTGTAGGAGATGCGACTCAGGAGCCTGGAACAGGCACCTGGAGAGGAATGCTGAAACCCTCCAAAGGAGAAGAGGTAGCAGCAGATGAAAAAGCCAAGCCAGCTGCAGTGCTACCTGCTAGTCCTCAAAAAGGACATGCTGTAAATCTATTAGATGTG cctgtgcctgttGCACGCAAACTTTCTGCCCGTGAGCAACGAGATTGTGAAGTGATTGAACGACTTATTAAATCTTACTTCCTTATTGTCAGGAAAAACATTCAGGACAG TGTGCCAAAGGCAGTGATGCATTTTCTGGTGAACCACGTGAAGGACACTCTCCAGAGTGAGCTGGTGGGCCAGCTGTACAAATCCCTGTTGCTGGATGACCTTCTCACGGAGTCTGAGGACATGGCACAGCGCAGGAAAGAGGCTGCTGACATGCTAAAG GCCCTGCAGCGAGCCAGCCAGATCATTGCAGAGATCCGTGAGACACATCTTTGGTGA
- the DNM1L gene encoding dynamin-1-like protein isoform X5: MEALIPVINKLQDVFNTVGADIIQLPQIVVVGTQSSGKSSVLESLVGRDLLPRGTGVVTRRPLILQLVHVSPEDGRKGAGDENDPATWKNPRHLAKEVDAAEWGKFLHTKNKIYTDFDEIRQEIENETERISGNNKGISPEPIHLKIFSANVVNLTLVDLPGMTKVPVGDQPKDIELQIRELILQFISNPNSIILAVTAANTDMATSEALKIAREVDPDGRRTLAVITKLDLMDAGTDAMDVLMGRVIPVKLGIIGVVNRSQLDINNKKSVADSIRDEYGFLQKKYPSLANRNGTKYLARTLNRLLMHHIRDCLPELKTRINVLAAQYQSLLNSYGEPVEDKSATLLQLITKFATEYCNTIEGTAKYIETSELCGGARICYIFHETFGRTLESVDPLGGLNTIDILTAIRNATGPRPALFVPEVSFELLVKRQIKRLEEPSLRCVELVHEEMQRIIQHCSNYSTQELLRFPKLHDAIVEVVTCLLRRRLPVTNEMVHNLVAIELAYINTKHPDFADACGLMNNNIEEQRRNRLARELPSAVARDKPVPVARKLSAREQRDCEVIERLIKSYFLIVRKNIQDSVPKAVMHFLVNHVKDTLQSELVGQLYKSLLLDDLLTESEDMAQRRKEAADMLKALQRASQIIAEIRETHLW; the protein is encoded by the exons AGCAGTGGAAAGAGTTCTGTGTTGGAAAGTCTTGTGGGGAGAGATCTGCTCCCACGAGGTACTGGAGTTGTCACCCGGAGACCCCTTATTCTTCAGCTGGTGCACGTTTCCCCGGAGGATGGTCGGAAAGGAGCTGGAGATGAAAATG ACCCTGCTACATGGAAAAATCCAAGACACCTTGCTAAAG aggtAGATGCTGCAGAATGGGGTAAATTTCTTCATACCAAAAATAAG atCTATACAGATTTTGATGAAATTCGTCaggaaatagagaatgaaaCTGAAAGGATTTCAGGAAACAATAAG GGGATCAGCCCTGAACCAATTCATCTTAAGATTTTTTCAGCTAACGTTGTGAATCTGACTCTTGTGGACTTGCCTGGAATGACAAAG gtgCCTGTTGGTGATCAGCCTAAAGACATTGAACTTCAAATCAGAGAGCTCATCCTTCAGTTCATCAGTAACCCCAATTCTATTATCCTGGCAGTCACGGCTGCTAACACAGACATGGCCACTTCTGAAGCACTGAAAATAGCCCGGGAGGTGGATCCAGATG GTCGAAGAACCCTTGCTGTTATCACAAAGCTGGATCTCATGGATGCTGGCACTGATGCTATGGATGTGCTCATGGGAAGAGTGATTCCAGTCAAACTTGGCATCATTGGAGTAGTGAATAG GAGTCAGCTGGATATTAACAATAAGAAGAGTGTGGCTGATTCCATTCGTGATGAGTATGGgtttcttcaaaagaaatatCCTTCCCTCGCCAATCGAAATGGAACCAAGTATCTTGCTAGGACATTGAACAG atTGCTGATGCATCATATCAGGGATTGCTTGCCAGAACTGAAAACCAGAATTAATGTTTTAGCTGCCCAGTACCAGTCTCTACTGAACAGCTATGGGGAACCTGTTGAAGACAAAAGTGCTACTTTATTGCAGCTGATCACCAAATTTGCCACAGAATATTGTAACACTATTGAAGGAACAGCAAAATACATAGAGACTTCAGAGCT atgTGGTGGAGCCAGAATCTGTTATATCTTTCATGAGACTTTTGGAAGAACTTTAGAATCTGTTGACCCTCTGGGTGGCCTTAACACAATTGACATTCTGACTGCCATTAGAAATGCCACT GGTCCCCGTCCTGCCTTGTTTGTTCCTGAAGTTTCCTTTGAGTTGCTGGTAAAAAGGCAAATCAAACGTTTGGAAGAACCAAGCTTGCGCTGTGTGGAGCTGGTTCATGAGGAAATGCAGAGGATTATCCAGCATTGTAGTAACTACAGTACACAG GAGTTACTGAGGTTTCCTAAACTGCACGATGCCATAGTTGAAGTAGTAACCTGTCTTTTGCGTAGGAGACTTCCTGTCACAAATGAAATG GTTCATAATCTGGTGGCCATTGAGTTAGCTTATATCAATACCAAACATCCAGACTTTGCTGATGCCTGTGGGTTAATGAATAACAACATAGAG gaacaaAGGCGGAACAGGTTAGCCCGGGAATTGCCTTCTGCTGTGGCACGAGACAAG cctgtgcctgttGCACGCAAACTTTCTGCCCGTGAGCAACGAGATTGTGAAGTGATTGAACGACTTATTAAATCTTACTTCCTTATTGTCAGGAAAAACATTCAGGACAG TGTGCCAAAGGCAGTGATGCATTTTCTGGTGAACCACGTGAAGGACACTCTCCAGAGTGAGCTGGTGGGCCAGCTGTACAAATCCCTGTTGCTGGATGACCTTCTCACGGAGTCTGAGGACATGGCACAGCGCAGGAAAGAGGCTGCTGACATGCTAAAG GCCCTGCAGCGAGCCAGCCAGATCATTGCAGAGATCCGTGAGACACATCTTTGGTGA
- the DNM1L gene encoding dynamin-1-like protein isoform X2: protein MEALIPVINKLQDVFNTVGADIIQLPQIVVVGTQSSGKSSVLESLVGRDLLPRGTGVVTRRPLILQLVHVSPEDGRKGAGDENEVDAAEWGKFLHTKNKIYTDFDEIRQEIENETERISGNNKGISPEPIHLKIFSANVVNLTLVDLPGMTKVPVGDQPKDIELQIRELILQFISNPNSIILAVTAANTDMATSEALKIAREVDPDGRRTLAVITKLDLMDAGTDAMDVLMGRVIPVKLGIIGVVNRSQLDINNKKSVADSIRDEYGFLQKKYPSLANRNGTKYLARTLNRLLMHHIRDCLPELKTRINVLAAQYQSLLNSYGEPVEDKSATLLQLITKFATEYCNTIEGTAKYIETSELCGGARICYIFHETFGRTLESVDPLGGLNTIDILTAIRNATGPRPALFVPEVSFELLVKRQIKRLEEPSLRCVELVHEEMQRIIQHCSNYSTQELLRFPKLHDAIVEVVTCLLRRRLPVTNEMVHNLVAIELAYINTKHPDFADACGLMNNNIEEQRRNRLARELPSAVARDKSTKAPGALAPASQETVTAASAEADGKTPAVGDATQEPGTGTWRGMLKPSKGEEVAADEKAKPAAVLPASPQKGHAVNLLDVPVPVARKLSAREQRDCEVIERLIKSYFLIVRKNIQDSVPKAVMHFLVNHVKDTLQSELVGQLYKSLLLDDLLTESEDMAQRRKEAADMLKALQRASQIIAEIRETHLW from the exons AGCAGTGGAAAGAGTTCTGTGTTGGAAAGTCTTGTGGGGAGAGATCTGCTCCCACGAGGTACTGGAGTTGTCACCCGGAGACCCCTTATTCTTCAGCTGGTGCACGTTTCCCCGGAGGATGGTCGGAAAGGAGCTGGAGATGAAAATG aggtAGATGCTGCAGAATGGGGTAAATTTCTTCATACCAAAAATAAG atCTATACAGATTTTGATGAAATTCGTCaggaaatagagaatgaaaCTGAAAGGATTTCAGGAAACAATAAG GGGATCAGCCCTGAACCAATTCATCTTAAGATTTTTTCAGCTAACGTTGTGAATCTGACTCTTGTGGACTTGCCTGGAATGACAAAG gtgCCTGTTGGTGATCAGCCTAAAGACATTGAACTTCAAATCAGAGAGCTCATCCTTCAGTTCATCAGTAACCCCAATTCTATTATCCTGGCAGTCACGGCTGCTAACACAGACATGGCCACTTCTGAAGCACTGAAAATAGCCCGGGAGGTGGATCCAGATG GTCGAAGAACCCTTGCTGTTATCACAAAGCTGGATCTCATGGATGCTGGCACTGATGCTATGGATGTGCTCATGGGAAGAGTGATTCCAGTCAAACTTGGCATCATTGGAGTAGTGAATAG GAGTCAGCTGGATATTAACAATAAGAAGAGTGTGGCTGATTCCATTCGTGATGAGTATGGgtttcttcaaaagaaatatCCTTCCCTCGCCAATCGAAATGGAACCAAGTATCTTGCTAGGACATTGAACAG atTGCTGATGCATCATATCAGGGATTGCTTGCCAGAACTGAAAACCAGAATTAATGTTTTAGCTGCCCAGTACCAGTCTCTACTGAACAGCTATGGGGAACCTGTTGAAGACAAAAGTGCTACTTTATTGCAGCTGATCACCAAATTTGCCACAGAATATTGTAACACTATTGAAGGAACAGCAAAATACATAGAGACTTCAGAGCT atgTGGTGGAGCCAGAATCTGTTATATCTTTCATGAGACTTTTGGAAGAACTTTAGAATCTGTTGACCCTCTGGGTGGCCTTAACACAATTGACATTCTGACTGCCATTAGAAATGCCACT GGTCCCCGTCCTGCCTTGTTTGTTCCTGAAGTTTCCTTTGAGTTGCTGGTAAAAAGGCAAATCAAACGTTTGGAAGAACCAAGCTTGCGCTGTGTGGAGCTGGTTCATGAGGAAATGCAGAGGATTATCCAGCATTGTAGTAACTACAGTACACAG GAGTTACTGAGGTTTCCTAAACTGCACGATGCCATAGTTGAAGTAGTAACCTGTCTTTTGCGTAGGAGACTTCCTGTCACAAATGAAATG GTTCATAATCTGGTGGCCATTGAGTTAGCTTATATCAATACCAAACATCCAGACTTTGCTGATGCCTGTGGGTTAATGAATAACAACATAGAG gaacaaAGGCGGAACAGGTTAGCCCGGGAATTGCCTTCTGCTGTGGCACGAGACAAG TCTACTAAAGCCCCAGGTGCACTGGCACCTGCTTCCCAGGAGACTGttactgctgcttctgctgaggCTGATGGCAAG ACTCCTGCTGTAGGAGATGCGACTCAGGAGCCTGGAACAGGCACCTGGAGAGGAATGCTGAAACCCTCCAAAGGAGAAGAGGTAGCAGCAGATGAAAAAGCCAAGCCAGCTGCAGTGCTACCTGCTAGTCCTCAAAAAGGACATGCTGTAAATCTATTAGATGTG cctgtgcctgttGCACGCAAACTTTCTGCCCGTGAGCAACGAGATTGTGAAGTGATTGAACGACTTATTAAATCTTACTTCCTTATTGTCAGGAAAAACATTCAGGACAG TGTGCCAAAGGCAGTGATGCATTTTCTGGTGAACCACGTGAAGGACACTCTCCAGAGTGAGCTGGTGGGCCAGCTGTACAAATCCCTGTTGCTGGATGACCTTCTCACGGAGTCTGAGGACATGGCACAGCGCAGGAAAGAGGCTGCTGACATGCTAAAG GCCCTGCAGCGAGCCAGCCAGATCATTGCAGAGATCCGTGAGACACATCTTTGGTGA